A single region of the Lusitaniella coriacea LEGE 07157 genome encodes:
- a CDS encoding pentapeptide repeat-containing protein, with product MIDKFLLLAALLTPFGLANPSLAFDPGDLDRLLATQECPECDLQDAPLQQAQLQGADLQGANLAGADLSGASLEGANLSGAELSGVQLVFARLNLANLKSANFGVRQQGENKIPANLDSAQLRGANLNLAQLPGASLRRADLSDANVSSANLGGANLSLATLTKTDLTLSYLVSADLRSATLKTANLSGANLSNAKLNKASLDVAILDGAILNGADLSDGKLIDANFAGASLANANLTNARLEGAGFSAANLAGANLTGATLKNGGFNRANLAGANLSNADLTNAKFAIADLSNVNLTGAILTFAYLHSATLNNTILNGADLEKANLRSAILNGASLIGANLEDANLINTQLIGANLTYTNLTGCDLRASNLDNANLSHANLSNVRLEGAFMLHTNLNQADLSQTNFKGAIGIDPHYVRSRTIPQ from the coding sequence ATGATCGATAAATTCCTCCTGTTGGCTGCTCTGTTAACGCCCTTTGGGTTAGCGAACCCTTCACTGGCATTCGATCCTGGCGATCTCGATCGACTTCTCGCCACCCAGGAATGCCCGGAGTGTGACTTACAGGATGCTCCCCTACAACAAGCTCAACTCCAGGGCGCGGATTTGCAAGGTGCAAACTTGGCAGGGGCGGATTTGAGCGGTGCGAGTTTGGAGGGGGCAAATTTGAGCGGTGCAGAACTTTCTGGGGTTCAGCTTGTATTTGCGCGGTTGAATTTAGCCAATCTCAAATCAGCTAATTTTGGCGTTCGCCAGCAGGGAGAAAACAAAATTCCCGCCAATCTCGATAGCGCGCAATTGCGGGGGGCGAATTTGAACCTGGCGCAACTCCCTGGCGCTTCCCTCCGCCGTGCGGATTTGAGCGATGCCAATGTGAGTAGTGCGAATTTAGGCGGTGCGAATTTGAGTTTGGCGACGCTGACGAAGACAGATTTAACATTGAGCTATTTGGTATCTGCGGATTTGCGCTCGGCGACGCTGAAGACGGCGAACTTATCCGGGGCAAATTTGAGCAATGCAAAACTGAATAAGGCTTCTTTGGATGTGGCAATTTTGGATGGGGCAATTCTCAACGGTGCGGATTTGAGCGATGGGAAGTTAATCGATGCGAATTTTGCCGGGGCGAGTTTGGCGAACGCAAATTTAACCAATGCACGTTTGGAGGGGGCGGGTTTTTCTGCGGCGAATTTGGCGGGGGCGAATTTAACGGGCGCAACTTTGAAAAACGGAGGATTCAATCGCGCGAATTTGGCGGGGGCGAATTTAAGCAATGCAGATTTAACCAATGCAAAGTTCGCGATCGCGGACTTGTCCAATGTTAACCTCACTGGGGCAATCTTAACCTTTGCCTATCTCCACAGCGCCACCCTGAACAATACGATTCTCAACGGCGCGGATTTGGAAAAGGCGAATTTGCGTTCGGCAATTCTCAACGGCGCGAGTTTAATTGGAGCAAATTTAGAGGATGCCAATTTAATTAATACGCAACTTATTGGAGCGAATTTAACCTATACTAATTTGACGGGTTGTGACTTGAGAGCGAGTAATTTAGACAATGCCAATCTCAGTCATGCAAATTTGAGCAATGTTCGCTTAGAAGGGGCGTTTATGCTCCATACGAACTTGAACCAAGCGGATCTGAGTCAAACTAATTTTAAGGGCGCGATCGGTATCGATCCGCATTACGTGCGATCGCGCACCATTCCTCAGTAA